The following proteins are co-located in the Sulfitobacter guttiformis genome:
- a CDS encoding luciferase domain-containing protein, with amino-acid sequence MPRLRPLIFVSAAVSLLIAAAPASAQDVAFPMRDGARPETTSGVPHVQIGIQPVPKLSEEMLRQVTDFPGVALGATRVSLPGAVGFQLTGDVSIAQPQAIVGGREFAHLHPDGSLHASLHPETARAAVEAGWAVAHPWANQRAGWEGFVMIYTPVTEAELDVVLQLVRGSYTYITGEALPET; translated from the coding sequence ATGCCCAGACTTCGACCCCTGATTTTTGTCTCGGCCGCAGTATCGCTGCTCATCGCAGCGGCACCCGCGTCCGCGCAGGATGTAGCGTTCCCGATGCGCGATGGTGCGCGGCCGGAGACGACGAGCGGTGTGCCACATGTCCAGATTGGCATTCAGCCGGTCCCGAAACTGTCGGAGGAAATGCTGCGTCAGGTCACCGACTTTCCCGGAGTCGCTCTTGGGGCGACCCGCGTATCACTCCCCGGTGCCGTTGGGTTCCAATTGACGGGCGACGTCTCGATCGCACAACCGCAGGCCATCGTTGGTGGCCGAGAGTTTGCGCATCTTCACCCCGACGGCAGCCTACATGCCTCATTGCACCCGGAGACAGCCCGCGCCGCGGTGGAGGCCGGTTGGGCCGTCGCTCATCCTTGGGCCAATCAGCGCGCAGGTTGGGAGGGTTTCGTGATGATCTATACCCCAGTCACCGAAGCGGAATTGGACGTGGTGCTTCAATTGGTCCGAGGGTCGTATACCTACATCACTGGCGAGGCCTTGCCCGAAACGTAG
- a CDS encoding nuclear transport factor 2 family protein codes for MHRRQLLAASAAAATGITLAARATAQTTDDGTQASFDTVMAFMEAMGGGDMDSMGALMADDMVWQNEGDPALPWIGTWEGKETIFGFLGSFSQNVQVTHWENQDAFASGDTVAVFGRMKLLLTGSGAETDEFTFALRAKVRDGQVVLWNWFEDSYAVSQAFHAT; via the coding sequence ATGCACAGACGACAGCTTCTTGCCGCATCCGCTGCCGCCGCGACCGGGATTACCCTTGCAGCGCGGGCAACCGCGCAGACCACCGACGATGGAACCCAAGCCTCTTTTGACACAGTCATGGCCTTCATGGAGGCTATGGGCGGTGGCGACATGGACAGCATGGGTGCGCTTATGGCCGACGACATGGTCTGGCAGAACGAAGGCGACCCTGCCCTGCCATGGATCGGCACATGGGAAGGCAAGGAGACGATCTTTGGTTTCCTCGGTTCGTTTTCACAGAATGTGCAGGTGACCCACTGGGAAAACCAGGATGCTTTTGCCTCCGGTGACACGGTGGCCGTGTTTGGTCGGATGAAATTGCTGCTGACAGGCTCTGGCGCAGAAACAGATGAGTTCACCTTTGCTTTGCGCGCCAAGGTGCGCGACGGACAGGTCGTGCTGTGGAACTGGTTCGAGGACAGCTACGCCGTGAGCCAAGCCTTTCATGCAACCTGA
- a CDS encoding ester cyclase, whose product MNAFQRTLAVASLGLTAIATSVAADDMANVQTFYDLLSNPGSETHVAAFLGATSESWESVGDYSGENEGRDGFVGQMGFFSQLIPDLDWSVQAMHQDGDFVTVRSRATGTPTGPFFGVDGEGRSFDILTIDIHELDDGVIVRTYHVEDWASALQQLSGR is encoded by the coding sequence ATGAACGCTTTCCAAAGAACTCTCGCAGTGGCCTCGCTTGGCCTGACAGCCATCGCAACCAGTGTAGCCGCAGACGACATGGCTAACGTGCAAACCTTCTACGATCTGCTCAGCAATCCCGGCTCCGAAACACACGTGGCGGCGTTCCTTGGCGCGACGTCCGAGAGCTGGGAAAGCGTAGGCGACTACTCTGGCGAGAACGAGGGCCGCGACGGGTTCGTCGGGCAGATGGGGTTCTTCAGCCAACTCATTCCTGATCTCGACTGGTCGGTGCAGGCGATGCATCAGGACGGTGATTTCGTGACCGTGCGCAGCCGTGCAACGGGAACGCCAACAGGCCCGTTTTTCGGCGTGGATGGTGAGGGGCGCAGCTTCGACATCCTGACCATCGACATCCACGAATTGGACGATGGTGTGATTGTCCGCACCTATCATGTCGAAGACTGGGCCAGCGCGTTGCAGCAGCTTTCCGGTCGGTGA
- a CDS encoding LysR family transcriptional regulator: MIDRLRQMAIFAKTIDHGSFRGAARELRLSPSVISHHISQLEESLGVALIYRSTRKLTLTPEGHRLLAATHKMLEAVEGELADLSVSATAPSGELRVTIPSVLSQSHFTEQIASFSSAYPRIKLLLDFSDTRRALIDDGFDIAIRMGPKAKSSATSRKLFSVKRKLVGSAEYLSSQPLPADPKDLIGWDWLALTPVHSAPIAFSKAGGNRESIKPEPQVFANDAQALYRLARAGAGLAIIPDFLADADLASGLMQNVLPDWELNAIEVFAVWPANAPKHGLVHLLLDALTQQKT, encoded by the coding sequence ATGATTGACCGATTGCGCCAGATGGCAATCTTCGCAAAGACGATTGACCACGGATCGTTCCGTGGCGCTGCTCGGGAGCTGCGGCTGTCGCCCTCGGTGATCAGTCACCATATCTCGCAGCTTGAGGAGAGCCTTGGCGTCGCGCTGATTTATCGCTCGACCCGAAAGCTGACTCTGACGCCCGAGGGCCACAGGCTTCTGGCTGCAACGCACAAGATGCTGGAGGCCGTCGAAGGCGAGTTGGCTGATCTGTCGGTTTCCGCAACTGCGCCAAGCGGCGAGCTTCGCGTCACTATTCCATCCGTTCTGTCACAATCGCATTTCACGGAGCAGATCGCGTCGTTTTCCAGTGCATACCCTCGGATCAAATTGCTTCTGGACTTCTCGGACACACGACGTGCGCTCATCGACGACGGCTTCGATATTGCGATCCGTATGGGGCCGAAGGCAAAAAGCTCCGCGACCTCGCGCAAACTGTTTTCGGTCAAGCGCAAGTTGGTCGGCTCCGCTGAATACCTCTCGTCGCAACCGCTTCCTGCTGATCCCAAAGACCTTATTGGCTGGGATTGGCTGGCACTCACGCCGGTGCACAGCGCGCCCATTGCATTCAGCAAAGCGGGCGGAAACCGCGAAAGCATCAAGCCGGAGCCCCAGGTCTTTGCCAATGACGCGCAGGCTCTCTATCGGCTGGCCCGTGCAGGCGCCGGGCTTGCCATCATTCCAGACTTCCTGGCGGATGCCGATTTGGCATCTGGGCTCATGCAAAATGTCCTCCCCGACTGGGAGTTGAACGCGATCGAAGTCTTCGCCGTCTGGCCCGCCAATGCCCCAAAGCATGGCCTTGTTCATCTGTTGTTGGATGCTTTAACCCAGCAAAAGACTTGA
- a CDS encoding helix-turn-helix domain-containing protein produces MSKKPISFRERMNLARPDVLARQKRNRRKSAIAIQLRVLRDAQGMTQADVAQATGMTIQYIERMESLVGLLPSIEDLERFAVVCGGRIEVVISPDKSDRLTDTSDNSSWE; encoded by the coding sequence ATGAGTAAGAAGCCGATTTCATTTCGGGAGCGGATGAACCTTGCACGTCCGGATGTGCTCGCAAGGCAGAAACGCAACCGCCGTAAAAGCGCCATTGCGATCCAGCTTCGTGTTTTGCGCGATGCGCAAGGCATGACCCAGGCTGATGTCGCACAGGCGACGGGCATGACCATACAGTACATCGAGAGGATGGAGTCACTGGTCGGGCTGCTTCCAAGCATTGAAGACCTTGAGCGCTTCGCCGTCGTCTGTGGCGGTCGCATCGAAGTGGTAATCTCGCCTGACAAGTCGGATCGCCTAACTGATACATCTGATAACTCCTCATGGGAGTAG
- a CDS encoding copper-binding protein: protein MKNLLLTTAIAFTFTVPAYASGTHGGAHDAVKVEETEAHGADGHGDNHAAMMMIGMPGDATKVDRTINVTMVETDDGKMLLQGDEMTFEKGETIRFVIENKGEQEHEFVLDTVERNAAHKIEMAKMMMEHDDPNRITLDAGASGEVIWTFSNDGAFEAACLMPGHYESGMFRAVAVGDQMAKARMTMAPAEVQVAQADVEYTKGTVAKVDIKGGKVTIDHGPLLNLDMPGMKMVFRADEEIISKLSEGQNIEFVAEPVKGKLTVTQLK from the coding sequence ATGAAAAATCTTCTTTTGACGACCGCGATTGCGTTTACTTTTACCGTGCCGGCGTACGCTTCTGGCACTCATGGTGGCGCCCATGATGCGGTAAAGGTTGAAGAAACCGAAGCCCATGGTGCAGATGGCCATGGCGATAACCATGCGGCAATGATGATGATTGGGATGCCCGGTGACGCCACAAAAGTAGACCGGACCATCAACGTCACCATGGTGGAGACCGATGACGGAAAAATGCTGCTTCAAGGGGATGAGATGACCTTCGAGAAAGGCGAAACCATCCGCTTTGTGATCGAGAACAAAGGTGAGCAGGAGCATGAGTTCGTCCTTGATACGGTGGAGCGCAACGCTGCCCACAAGATCGAAATGGCCAAGATGATGATGGAGCATGACGATCCAAACCGCATCACCCTTGATGCCGGTGCGTCGGGCGAAGTGATCTGGACCTTCTCAAATGACGGCGCATTCGAGGCTGCTTGCCTCATGCCAGGGCACTACGAGTCCGGTATGTTTCGCGCTGTTGCTGTTGGAGACCAGATGGCAAAGGCCAGGATGACGATGGCACCCGCGGAGGTGCAAGTGGCACAGGCTGACGTGGAATACACCAAAGGCACTGTTGCAAAAGTAGACATAAAAGGCGGCAAGGTGACAATTGATCATGGCCCATTGCTGAACCTCGATATGCCCGGGATGAAGATGGTGTTTCGTGCAGATGAAGAGATCATCTCGAAGCTGTCCGAAGGGCAAAACATAGAGTTTGTGGCGGAGCCAGTCAAAGGCAAGCTGACCGTAACCCAGTTGAAGTAA
- a CDS encoding multicopper oxidase family protein: protein MLNRRQLLGAGAAGATLVSSQAWGQTLNMGLPEAALMDTAATQVTSRPSSGVDYNPVVTLNGWTLPYRMNNGVKEFHLVAEPVERELADGMIAHLWGYNGQSTGPTIEAVEGDRVRIYVTNKLPENTSVHWHGLILPSGMDGVVGLSHPGIKPGKTFVYEFDLVKSGTFMYHPHADEMVQMAMGMMGMFVVHPKDPTFMPVDRDFLIMLNAFDIDPGTYVPRIMTMADFNLWTWNSRIFPDIDPLVVNRGDKVRVRVGNLTMTNHPIHMHGYDFKVTCTDGGWVPESAQWPEVSIDIPVGAMRAYEFTADHLGDWAIHCHKSHHTMNAMGHDVPTFIGVDKKQLTQKIRTFQPDYMPMGTAGMGDMGKMTMELPDNTIPMMNGWGPHGPIEMGGMFSVVKVREGIGADDYEDPGWYENPPGEQAYEWTGELPEFASNTSSKTIITPKQTQKG from the coding sequence ATGTTGAACAGACGTCAATTACTTGGAGCAGGTGCCGCAGGCGCCACGCTGGTCTCCTCCCAGGCCTGGGGCCAAACACTGAACATGGGCCTGCCAGAAGCGGCCCTGATGGACACCGCCGCCACCCAGGTCACGTCGCGCCCGTCGTCGGGGGTGGATTACAATCCTGTCGTGACGCTCAATGGCTGGACCTTGCCCTACCGGATGAACAACGGGGTCAAGGAGTTCCACCTTGTGGCCGAACCGGTCGAGCGCGAGCTGGCTGATGGCATGATTGCACATTTGTGGGGCTATAACGGCCAGTCGACCGGCCCCACAATCGAGGCGGTTGAGGGTGACCGCGTGCGCATCTACGTCACCAACAAACTTCCGGAAAATACCTCCGTCCATTGGCACGGTCTGATCCTGCCCTCGGGTATGGACGGTGTTGTGGGCCTCAGCCATCCGGGGATCAAGCCGGGCAAAACCTTTGTCTACGAGTTCGATTTGGTCAAATCCGGCACTTTCATGTACCACCCGCACGCCGACGAGATGGTGCAGATGGCGATGGGGATGATGGGCATGTTCGTCGTCCACCCCAAGGACCCGACATTCATGCCCGTGGACCGCGATTTCCTGATCATGCTGAACGCGTTCGACATCGATCCGGGCACCTACGTGCCGCGGATCATGACGATGGCGGATTTCAACCTGTGGACCTGGAACAGCCGGATTTTCCCCGACATCGACCCGCTGGTTGTGAACAGGGGCGACAAGGTTCGCGTGCGTGTCGGCAACCTCACGATGACAAACCACCCGATCCACATGCACGGGTATGACTTCAAAGTGACCTGCACCGACGGTGGCTGGGTGCCGGAGAGCGCGCAGTGGCCCGAGGTCAGCATCGACATCCCCGTGGGCGCGATGCGGGCGTATGAGTTCACCGCCGATCACTTGGGCGATTGGGCAATCCACTGCCACAAATCGCACCATACGATGAATGCCATGGGCCATGATGTGCCGACATTCATCGGGGTGGACAAAAAGCAGCTGACGCAAAAAATCCGGACCTTCCAGCCGGATTATATGCCGATGGGCACGGCCGGTATGGGCGACATGGGCAAGATGACCATGGAACTGCCCGACAACACTATTCCGATGATGAACGGTTGGGGACCGCACGGCCCGATCGAGATGGGTGGTATGTTCTCAGTCGTCAAAGTACGTGAAGGGATCGGAGCGGACGATTACGAGGACCCCGGCTGGTATGAAAACCCTCCAGGCGAGCAGGCGTATGAATGGACCGGTGAGCTGCCAGAGTTTGCGTCCAACACCAGCTCGAAAACCATCATTACACCGAAGCAAACGCAAAAGGGCTAA
- a CDS encoding TolC family protein — translation MRISKLPLIAGIPLFLGACAVAVPGAYTEPKAGFANVASQITPAIGKRTVFAETQAENEALKKQVHGMVHRKTISADTAVQVALLNNKGLQASYANVGLSAADAWQESTPVNPIVSIGVLGIGAPELGAYRAIEGLIRANILDATTRKQRREIADASFRQAQLAAVNDTLSLANQTRQAWITAVAAFEAVGYLKRAKVTSDAGSELARKLGETGALNKAGQAREQAFNAELAGQLAKARLNAEKSKEELTRLMGLWGTDVDYYVPDALPALPKSVGRIDNIEAKALRNRVDLRVAKLGLEAQAAAFGLTDQTRIVSDLEIVAGAEFEREAGEDGDTEKVLTPQVELEFAIPIYDTGKARMRKAELSYLQAANVLAETAVNVRSEARGAEASYHATYKIARHYRDVLVPLRQTVEEEGLLSYNGMITNTFELLTDVREKLSASLEAANAKGDFYMAQADLTAAIYGGGAGGGGGGGEGATVAAGGGAGH, via the coding sequence ATGCGTATCTCGAAACTCCCGTTGATTGCTGGCATCCCATTATTCCTTGGTGCCTGTGCGGTGGCCGTACCGGGCGCCTACACAGAGCCGAAAGCAGGCTTTGCCAATGTGGCGAGCCAGATCACCCCTGCTATTGGAAAACGGACAGTATTTGCCGAGACCCAAGCTGAAAACGAAGCGCTCAAGAAGCAGGTGCATGGCATGGTGCATCGCAAAACGATCTCGGCGGATACTGCGGTGCAGGTGGCTTTGCTGAACAATAAGGGCTTGCAGGCGTCCTATGCGAATGTCGGACTGTCCGCCGCTGATGCGTGGCAAGAATCCACACCGGTCAATCCGATCGTCTCTATAGGTGTTTTGGGGATTGGTGCGCCCGAACTGGGTGCATACCGCGCCATAGAAGGGCTGATCCGCGCCAACATTCTGGATGCGACGACACGCAAGCAGCGCCGCGAGATTGCGGACGCGAGCTTTCGTCAGGCGCAACTGGCGGCTGTGAATGATACCTTGTCGCTGGCAAATCAGACCCGCCAAGCTTGGATCACAGCGGTGGCCGCATTTGAAGCTGTGGGCTATCTCAAGCGTGCAAAGGTCACATCAGACGCAGGGTCCGAACTGGCACGCAAGCTGGGGGAAACGGGTGCCCTGAATAAAGCCGGTCAGGCCCGCGAACAGGCGTTCAACGCAGAACTGGCGGGGCAACTGGCAAAGGCGCGGCTGAATGCAGAAAAATCCAAGGAAGAGCTGACACGCCTCATGGGGCTGTGGGGCACGGATGTGGACTATTACGTCCCCGATGCGCTGCCTGCATTGCCGAAGTCTGTCGGCAGGATTGACAATATTGAGGCCAAGGCGCTTCGCAACCGCGTGGATCTGCGCGTTGCAAAATTGGGGCTTGAGGCACAGGCAGCCGCCTTCGGTCTCACGGACCAGACCCGGATTGTCAGCGATCTTGAGATCGTCGCAGGGGCCGAGTTCGAGCGCGAAGCAGGCGAGGACGGGGACACCGAGAAAGTCCTCACTCCACAGGTCGAACTGGAGTTCGCAATTCCGATTTACGACACGGGCAAGGCACGGATGCGCAAGGCGGAGCTGTCATATCTGCAAGCAGCAAACGTGCTGGCTGAGACGGCCGTGAATGTGCGCTCCGAGGCACGCGGTGCAGAGGCATCCTATCACGCGACCTACAAGATCGCGCGCCACTACAGGGATGTTCTGGTGCCCCTGCGCCAGACCGTCGAGGAAGAAGGGCTGCTGTCCTACAACGGGATGATCACAAACACGTTCGAACTACTGACAGATGTGCGCGAGAAGCTGAGCGCATCTCTTGAGGCGGCAAATGCGAAAGGCGATTTCTACATGGCTCAAGCCGATCTGACAGCTGCCATCTACGGCGGCGGCGCTGGCGGCGGTGGTGGTGGTGGAGAAGGCGCAACGGTTGCCGCTGGTGGCGGCGCAGGACATTGA
- a CDS encoding glutaredoxin family protein, whose translation MPKDQNTKTAELYRMVMPDHTCPYGLKSKDLLERQGYEVEDHHLTTRDQTDAFMEKHDVKTTPQTFINGERIGGYEAMRIHFGLDKPEDEQSDTSYQPVIAIFAVAFLMALGLSWYSFQSIVTVQAFVWFISISMCFLSVQKLQDIESFSTMFLNYDLLAKRWVPYGKVYPFGEAFAGIAMTAGTLLWIAAPVAIIIGGIGAVSVIKAVYIDKRELKCACVGGDSNVPLGFISLTENLMMLGMGFWMLIRML comes from the coding sequence ATGCCCAAAGATCAAAACACGAAAACCGCAGAGCTTTACCGTATGGTTATGCCAGACCACACTTGTCCCTATGGCCTGAAGTCAAAGGACCTATTGGAGCGGCAGGGATATGAAGTCGAAGATCATCATCTGACGACCCGGGATCAAACTGATGCTTTTATGGAAAAGCATGACGTAAAGACCACGCCACAGACTTTTATCAACGGTGAACGGATCGGCGGGTACGAGGCCATGCGCATCCACTTCGGCCTCGACAAGCCCGAGGACGAGCAATCCGATACTTCCTATCAGCCCGTAATTGCAATCTTTGCGGTCGCATTCCTTATGGCACTTGGCCTGTCGTGGTATAGCTTCCAAAGTATCGTCACGGTGCAAGCGTTCGTCTGGTTCATCTCCATCTCGATGTGCTTTCTGTCAGTTCAAAAGCTTCAAGACATCGAGAGCTTTTCCACCATGTTTTTGAACTACGACTTGCTCGCGAAACGCTGGGTTCCCTACGGCAAAGTCTATCCGTTTGGGGAAGCATTTGCCGGGATCGCCATGACTGCTGGCACGCTGTTGTGGATCGCTGCACCGGTGGCGATCATCATCGGCGGCATCGGTGCCGTATCGGTGATCAAGGCGGTCTACATCGACAAACGGGAACTGAAGTGCGCCTGCGTAGGCGGTGATAGCAACGTGCCGCTTGGTTTCATTTCCCTGACGGAAAACCTGATGATGCTTGGCATGGGGTTCTGGATGCTGATCAGAATGCTGTAG
- a CDS encoding DUF305 domain-containing protein: MSYWRFLAMIITSTVVMFCLMYLNTYALDHVFFSETRSYMALYMGAVMAVIMLAFMLGMYTNRSANIAILIGSVAIFAASLFLVRSQTTVDDTSWMRAMIPHHSIAILTSERANISDPRVRQLANDIIEAQRLEIAEMKALIIDLEGGPTATPEIDGK; the protein is encoded by the coding sequence ATGTCCTATTGGCGCTTTTTAGCGATGATCATCACATCGACTGTGGTGATGTTCTGTCTGATGTATCTAAACACCTACGCTCTCGATCATGTATTTTTCAGTGAAACCCGCAGTTACATGGCGCTTTATATGGGGGCCGTGATGGCAGTGATCATGTTGGCTTTCATGCTGGGCATGTACACCAACCGCAGCGCCAATATCGCTATCCTCATCGGGAGCGTGGCGATCTTTGCAGCCTCATTGTTTCTGGTGCGCAGTCAGACAACTGTCGATGACACATCGTGGATGCGCGCCATGATCCCACACCATTCCATCGCGATCCTGACTTCCGAGCGGGCAAATATCTCCGACCCGCGGGTGCGCCAGCTGGCTAACGATATCATTGAGGCGCAACGGCTGGAGATTGCAGAAATGAAGGCGCTGATCATCGATCTGGAAGGCGGCCCAACCGCGACACCTGAAATCGACGGCAAGTGA
- the cueR gene encoding Cu(I)-responsive transcriptional regulator: MNIGEVSKKAGLPPKTIRYYEDIGLITPLRDPNGYRSFRDSDMHKLAFLGRARALGFTIEDCRNLLALWDDQDRASADVRAIAKEHLAQIESKIADLAAIRDTLSHLVRECAGDGRPDCPILNKLEKFST; encoded by the coding sequence ATGAACATCGGTGAAGTATCGAAGAAGGCGGGACTGCCGCCCAAAACGATCCGCTACTACGAGGATATCGGCCTGATCACACCCCTGCGCGATCCAAACGGGTATCGCAGTTTCCGTGACAGCGACATGCACAAGCTGGCGTTTTTGGGCCGCGCGCGCGCCCTGGGGTTCACCATCGAGGATTGCCGTAATCTGTTGGCGCTATGGGATGATCAGGACCGCGCCAGCGCCGACGTGCGCGCAATCGCCAAAGAGCATCTGGCCCAGATCGAGAGCAAGATCGCAGACCTCGCTGCCATCCGCGATACGCTGTCCCATCTGGTGCGTGAATGCGCCGGTGACGGGCGTCCTGATTGTCCAATCCTGAACAAACTCGAGAAATTTTCGACGTAA
- a CDS encoding heavy metal translocating P-type ATPase, translating to MSSENSFTFYVREMNCGSCVGRVEKALLSVPEVQEATVNLAAETATLVVGDSFDMGLIATALDTAGYPAELQAFRFSVENMSCASCVGRVERALAAVPGVVSASVNLPQEEATVQALGVSAASIAQAVTVAGYPASVITDQGSVDVTQERKAAETSHLKIMTLVAAILTMPVFILEMGSHMVPALHHWIMNALGMGLNWGIQFVLTTIVLAWPGRDFYLKGFPALFKGAPDMNSLVALGSSAAWGFSTVALFAPSLLPAGTRVVYFEAAAVIVTLILLGRFLEARAKGRTGQAIAKLVGLRAKTAHVERDGEVIELPVDEIVVGDLVQVRPGEKIALDGTVVKGASYVDESMITGEPVPSEKTEGAGVVGGTVNGTGALVFRATAVGSDTMLAQIIRMVEEAQGAKLPIQDLVNRITLWFVPAVMVVAAVTFLTWLLVGPDPALSFALVAAVAVLIIACPCAMGLATPTSIMVGTGRAAELGVLFRRGDALQSLSNVQTVALDKTGTLTQGRPELTDLTVTDGFEEADVLLLVASVEATSEHPIAAAILRRAEQDGLSLAPVEEFNSVTGYGVSAVIEGRKVLVGADRFMIREGIALDDVEDVGMKLGQAGKTPLYAAIDGRLAAIIAVSDPIKPSTAEAISALHALGLKVAMITGDNHATANAIAATLGIDTVVSEVLPEGKVAAIQKLQAGDRKVAFVGDGINDAPALAHADVGVAIGTGTDVAIEAADVVLMSGDLKGVVNALHISRRTMRNIHQNLFWAFGYNALLIPVAAGVFYPLFGLMLSPALAAGAMALSSVFVLSNALRLRWIAPTLSEGRTQKVETVNLVPAAAE from the coding sequence ATGAGCAGCGAAAATTCATTCACCTTTTACGTCCGCGAGATGAATTGCGGCTCCTGCGTGGGTCGGGTCGAAAAGGCGCTGCTTTCCGTGCCGGAGGTGCAAGAGGCTACAGTCAACCTCGCCGCCGAGACTGCCACTTTGGTGGTCGGCGATAGTTTCGATATGGGTTTGATCGCCACAGCGCTCGATACCGCAGGGTATCCAGCCGAGTTGCAAGCGTTCCGCTTTTCTGTCGAGAATATGTCCTGTGCGTCCTGTGTCGGCCGTGTCGAGCGCGCCCTTGCAGCCGTTCCGGGTGTGGTATCCGCTTCGGTGAACCTGCCGCAAGAGGAGGCGACCGTTCAGGCACTGGGTGTATCGGCGGCCTCGATTGCACAGGCGGTAACTGTTGCGGGTTATCCTGCGAGTGTGATCACGGATCAGGGCAGCGTCGATGTTACCCAAGAGCGAAAAGCGGCAGAAACGTCACATCTCAAAATCATGACGCTGGTTGCGGCGATTTTGACGATGCCTGTGTTCATTCTCGAAATGGGCAGTCACATGGTCCCCGCGCTGCATCACTGGATCATGAACGCGCTGGGCATGGGGCTCAACTGGGGCATCCAGTTTGTCCTGACGACCATCGTTCTGGCGTGGCCCGGACGGGATTTCTACCTAAAAGGCTTCCCCGCATTGTTCAAAGGCGCGCCCGATATGAACTCGCTGGTGGCGCTTGGCTCGTCCGCCGCTTGGGGGTTCTCCACTGTCGCACTTTTCGCACCGTCGCTTTTGCCTGCTGGCACACGCGTTGTCTATTTCGAGGCAGCAGCGGTCATCGTCACCCTCATTTTGCTGGGACGGTTTCTTGAGGCACGGGCGAAGGGACGCACGGGACAGGCTATTGCCAAGCTGGTCGGCCTCAGGGCAAAGACCGCCCATGTGGAACGGGACGGCGAAGTGATTGAGCTGCCGGTGGATGAGATCGTTGTCGGTGATCTGGTGCAGGTTCGGCCGGGCGAGAAAATTGCTCTGGACGGAACCGTGGTCAAAGGCGCGTCTTACGTAGATGAAAGCATGATTACGGGCGAACCTGTGCCTTCCGAAAAGACCGAAGGCGCGGGTGTGGTGGGCGGCACTGTGAACGGAACCGGCGCGCTGGTTTTCCGCGCGACAGCCGTTGGCAGCGATACGATGCTGGCTCAGATCATCCGCATGGTCGAAGAGGCACAGGGGGCCAAGCTGCCCATTCAGGATTTGGTCAACCGGATCACGCTATGGTTCGTGCCTGCCGTTATGGTAGTGGCGGCGGTGACGTTTCTAACGTGGCTGCTGGTGGGCCCCGATCCCGCGCTCAGCTTTGCGCTGGTCGCTGCGGTGGCGGTCCTGATCATCGCGTGTCCTTGCGCGATGGGTTTGGCCACGCCCACATCGATCATGGTGGGCACGGGGCGCGCGGCCGAACTGGGGGTGCTGTTCCGGCGCGGCGATGCCTTGCAGTCGCTTAGCAACGTGCAGACAGTTGCTTTGGACAAGACCGGCACACTGACACAGGGCCGTCCGGAACTGACCGATTTGACAGTGACGGACGGATTCGAGGAAGCCGATGTTTTGCTGCTGGTAGCCTCGGTTGAGGCCACATCGGAGCATCCGATTGCGGCGGCCATCCTACGGCGCGCTGAGCAGGACGGGCTGTCCCTTGCACCCGTCGAGGAGTTCAACTCCGTCACGGGCTACGGGGTCAGCGCCGTCATAGAGGGGCGCAAAGTCCTTGTTGGGGCAGACCGCTTCATGATCCGTGAAGGAATCGCACTTGACGATGTCGAAGATGTGGGAATGAAGCTGGGCCAAGCCGGCAAGACGCCGCTGTATGCTGCCATTGACGGGCGTCTTGCCGCCATCATCGCAGTGTCGGACCCGATCAAACCCAGCACAGCCGAAGCGATTTCTGCCTTGCATGCCTTGGGGCTCAAGGTCGCCATGATCACCGGCGACAATCACGCGACAGCCAATGCGATTGCGGCGACACTTGGCATTGATACGGTTGTGTCCGAAGTGCTGCCGGAGGGCAAAGTTGCAGCAATCCAAAAGCTTCAGGCAGGGGACCGCAAGGTCGCATTCGTCGGGGACGGGATCAATGATGCGCCCGCTTTGGCTCATGCGGATGTTGGCGTGGCGATCGGCACCGGCACTGATGTTGCGATCGAGGCGGCGGATGTGGTGCTGATGTCTGGAGACTTGAAAGGCGTGGTGAATGCGTTGCACATCAGCCGACGAACGATGCGCAATATCCATCAAAACCTGTTCTGGGCGTTCGGGTATAACGCCCTGCTGATCCCCGTCGCTGCGGGTGTGTTTTATCCCCTGTTCGGGTTGATGTTGTCGCCTGCACTGGCGGCGGGGGCTATGGCGCTTTCGAGTGTATTTGTGCTCTCTAACGCGCTGCGCCTGCGCTGGATCGCGCCGACGCTGTCGGAAGGGCGCACGCAAAAAGTTGAAACCGTCAACCTTGTGCCAGCGGCGGCGGAATAG